A region of Streptomyces sp. TG1A-60 DNA encodes the following proteins:
- a CDS encoding helix-turn-helix transcriptional regulator has protein sequence MLLGSHLRRLRESQGITREKAGYSIRASESKISRMELGRVSFKSRDVEDLLTLYGVTDESERNSLLSLAKEANVAGWWHSYSDVLPSWFPTYVGLEAAAHLIRSYEVQFVHGLLQTEAYAHAVVARGMRSASAAEIDKRVAVRMERQKYLVAESAPEFHCVLDEAALRRPYGGRDVMRGQLQHLIDISERPNVRLQVMPFGFGGHSGESGAFTVLSFPESDLSDVVYLEQLTSALYLDKSEDIAQYERAIRQLQDDSPSPAESRDLLRGLLQLS, from the coding sequence ATGCTGCTGGGCTCGCATCTCAGGCGGCTGCGCGAGTCGCAGGGGATCACCCGGGAGAAGGCCGGGTACTCCATCCGCGCCTCCGAGTCGAAGATCAGTCGGATGGAACTCGGCCGGGTCAGCTTCAAGTCCCGTGACGTGGAGGACCTGTTGACCCTCTACGGCGTCACCGACGAGTCCGAGCGCAACTCCCTGCTCTCCCTGGCGAAGGAAGCCAACGTCGCCGGCTGGTGGCACAGCTACTCGGACGTCCTGCCCAGCTGGTTCCCCACCTACGTCGGCCTGGAGGCCGCGGCCCACCTCATCCGGAGTTACGAAGTCCAGTTCGTGCACGGCCTGTTGCAGACCGAGGCGTACGCCCACGCGGTCGTCGCCCGCGGGATGAGGAGCGCGAGCGCGGCCGAGATCGACAAGCGGGTCGCGGTGCGCATGGAGCGCCAGAAGTATCTGGTGGCCGAGAGCGCCCCCGAGTTCCACTGCGTCCTCGACGAGGCCGCGTTGCGCCGGCCGTACGGAGGCCGGGACGTGATGCGGGGTCAGCTCCAGCACCTCATAGACATCTCCGAGCGCCCGAACGTACGGCTCCAGGTCATGCCGTTCGGCTTCGGCGGCCACTCCGGCGAGAGCGGCGCCTTCACCGTGCTGAGCTTCCCCGAGTCCGATCTCTCCGACGTGGTCTATCTCGAACAGCTCACCAGCGCCCTCTACCTGGACAAGAGCGAGGACATCGCCCAGTACGAGCGGGCGATCAGGCAGCTCCAGGACGACAGCCCGTCCCCGGCGGAGAGCCGAGACCTGCTCAGGGGTCTGCTGCAGCTCTCCTGA
- a CDS encoding ATP-binding protein → MGTNGSTMLEPVRQGLPPLDPASVSNAASCALPPRYEAVREARQFTRGTLDQWRMGDRFDDICLVVSELVTNALRHGLPGSALCPAQDPPVRLHLMRWTERLVCAVRDPSHGSPVAGDSDDFSAESGRGLFMVDSFADSWGWHPLGGALSGKVVWALFRMPPEQGGPPPSAPPPPPSY, encoded by the coding sequence ATGGGGACGAATGGATCGACCATGCTCGAACCCGTACGGCAGGGACTTCCGCCACTTGATCCCGCGTCCGTGTCCAACGCCGCGTCCTGCGCGCTGCCACCCCGCTACGAAGCGGTGCGCGAGGCGAGGCAGTTCACCCGGGGCACGCTCGACCAGTGGCGGATGGGCGACCGCTTCGACGACATCTGTCTCGTGGTCTCGGAACTCGTCACCAACGCCCTGCGACACGGCCTGCCCGGCAGCGCCCTGTGCCCGGCCCAGGACCCGCCCGTACGACTGCACCTGATGCGCTGGACCGAGCGGCTGGTGTGCGCGGTGCGCGACCCCAGCCACGGCAGTCCGGTCGCGGGCGACTCGGACGACTTCTCGGCGGAGTCGGGGCGTGGGCTGTTCATGGTCGACTCGTTCGCGGACAGCTGGGGCTGGCATCCGCTGGGCGGCGCACTCAGTGGAAAGGTCGTGTGGGCACTGTTCCGGATGCCTCCGGAGCAGGGCGGCCCGCCCCCGTCCGCACCCCCGCCCCCGCCCTCGTACTGA
- a CDS encoding DUF397 domain-containing protein, giving the protein MDHDVYGVDDVYNGMAAAELAELHAVAWQKSRHSNSQGNCVEFARLPGGAVAVRNSRFPDGPALVYTRAEIEAMLLGVKDGEFDHLVG; this is encoded by the coding sequence GTGGACCACGACGTGTACGGCGTGGATGACGTGTACAACGGCATGGCCGCGGCGGAGCTGGCCGAGCTCCACGCGGTGGCCTGGCAGAAGAGCCGGCACAGCAACTCGCAGGGCAACTGCGTGGAGTTCGCCCGGCTGCCCGGCGGTGCGGTGGCGGTGCGCAACTCCCGCTTCCCCGACGGCCCGGCGCTCGTCTACACGCGCGCCGAGATCGAGGCGATGCTCCTGGGCGTCAAGGACGGCGAGTTCGACCATCTGGTCGGATAA
- the rpsR gene encoding 30S ribosomal protein S18 produces the protein MARKPERKPAKSRPNPLDQAKITYIDYKDTDLLRRFISDRGKIRSRRVTRVTAQQQRQLARAIKNAREMALLPYSSR, from the coding sequence ATGGCCCGCAAGCCGGAGCGCAAGCCCGCCAAGTCCCGCCCCAACCCGTTGGACCAGGCCAAGATCACGTACATCGACTACAAGGACACCGACCTGCTGCGGCGGTTCATCTCCGACCGCGGCAAGATCCGCAGCCGCCGGGTCACCCGCGTCACCGCCCAGCAGCAGCGACAGCTCGCCCGCGCCATCAAGAACGCCCGCGAGATGGCACTCCTGCCGTACTCCTCGCGCTGA
- a CDS encoding GTP-binding protein has product MTQLSVAIVGGLHADARRAAVEELLAAVPGSVALHHDLSTATDGPDARVVRTVRDAAGLISTGETPLVNDCACCALREDLVPELERLADAGLTRLAVVELWDSVEPKAMAEVVAASGLRLTSVTTAVDPALLLPYLANGDDLADRGLAAATTDQRTVADTFARQLEYAPVLAVLDSEEADEEDRALLAQLHPTARRVPVGSEVRAPEGGAGNRATGHTRPAVDNPPRLLRPALVDAAFAGFDVEAAAAAQHPASALLPTDADEHGVTTLVWHRTRPFHPERLYAALEDLCCAAARSRGRFWLAERPDTLLHWDAAGGALCVESVGPWLASLPDAAWDMVPPVRRAAAALDWHPEHGDRCQHLVFTSPGLDRDGLEQLLESCLLTDAEYAAGRAAWERLPRPFDTFLEV; this is encoded by the coding sequence GTGACCCAGCTGTCTGTCGCGATCGTCGGCGGGCTGCACGCCGACGCCCGGCGGGCCGCCGTCGAGGAGCTGCTCGCCGCGGTCCCGGGCAGCGTCGCGCTGCACCACGACCTCTCGACCGCCACGGACGGTCCCGACGCCAGGGTCGTCCGGACCGTCCGGGACGCGGCGGGCCTCATCTCCACCGGTGAGACCCCGCTCGTCAACGACTGCGCGTGCTGCGCCCTGCGCGAGGACCTTGTCCCCGAGCTGGAACGCCTCGCCGACGCGGGCCTCACCCGGCTCGCCGTCGTCGAGCTGTGGGACTCGGTCGAGCCGAAGGCGATGGCCGAGGTGGTCGCGGCGAGCGGTCTCCGCCTCACCTCGGTCACGACGGCCGTCGACCCCGCCCTCCTCCTGCCCTACCTCGCCAACGGCGACGACCTCGCCGACCGGGGCCTCGCAGCCGCCACCACCGACCAGCGCACCGTCGCCGACACGTTCGCCCGCCAGCTGGAGTACGCGCCCGTCCTGGCCGTACTCGACTCGGAAGAGGCGGACGAGGAGGACCGGGCGTTGCTGGCCCAACTGCACCCGACGGCGCGAAGGGTGCCCGTCGGCAGCGAGGTCCGCGCCCCTGAAGGGGGCGCGGGGAACCGCGCGACCGGCCATACCCGGCCCGCGGTCGACAACCCGCCGCGACTCCTGCGGCCCGCCCTCGTCGACGCCGCGTTCGCCGGCTTCGACGTGGAAGCAGCCGCCGCGGCCCAGCACCCGGCCTCCGCCCTCCTGCCCACCGACGCCGACGAGCACGGCGTCACCACCCTCGTCTGGCACCGGACGCGCCCGTTCCACCCGGAACGGCTCTACGCCGCACTCGAAGACCTCTGCTGCGCGGCGGCCCGCAGCCGCGGCCGGTTCTGGCTGGCCGAGCGCCCCGACACCCTGTTGCACTGGGACGCGGCCGGCGGCGCCCTGTGCGTGGAGTCGGTCGGCCCCTGGCTCGCCTCGCTCCCGGACGCCGCCTGGGACATGGTCCCGCCGGTGCGCCGGGCCGCCGCCGCCCTGGACTGGCACCCGGAGCACGGCGACCGCTGCCAGCACCTCGTCTTCACCTCGCCGGGCCTGGACCGCGACGGACTCGAACAGCTCCTGGAGTCCTGTCTGCTCACCGACGCCGAGTACGCCGCCGGACGCGCCGCCTGGGAGCGGCTGCCGCGCCCCTTCGACACCTTCCTGGAGGTCTGA
- a CDS encoding type B 50S ribosomal protein L31, with amino-acid sequence MKKDIHPSYGPVVFRDRAANHTFLTRSTMTSEKTIEWEDGNTYPVVDVEISNVSHPFYTGTARVLDTAGRVEKFEKRFGKKRG; translated from the coding sequence ATGAAGAAGGACATCCACCCGTCGTACGGGCCCGTCGTCTTCCGCGACCGCGCCGCGAACCACACCTTCCTCACCCGCTCGACGATGACGAGCGAGAAGACGATCGAGTGGGAGGACGGCAACACCTACCCCGTGGTCGACGTCGAGATCTCGAACGTCAGCCATCCCTTCTACACGGGCACCGCGCGCGTGCTGGACACGGCGGGGCGCGTGGAGAAGTTCGAGAAGCGGTTCGGGAAGAAGCGGGGCTGA
- the rpmG gene encoding 50S ribosomal protein L33: MARNELRPVVKLRSTAGTGYTYVTRKNRRNDPDRLTLRKFDPMVGRHVDFREER, from the coding sequence ATGGCACGCAACGAACTCCGGCCGGTCGTCAAACTCCGGTCCACGGCCGGCACCGGCTACACCTACGTCACCCGCAAGAACCGCCGGAACGACCCTGACCGGCTGACGCTGCGCAAGTTCGACCCGATGGTCGGCCGCCACGTCGACTTCCGAGAGGAGCGCTGA
- the rpmB gene encoding 50S ribosomal protein L28 has product MSAHCMLTGAQPGFGNRISHSHRRTSRRFDPNIQSKRYWLPSENRHVRLRLSTKGIKTVDVIGVEAAVARIRARGVKI; this is encoded by the coding sequence TTGTCCGCCCACTGCATGCTGACCGGCGCCCAGCCCGGCTTCGGCAACCGCATCTCGCACTCCCACCGGCGCACGTCCCGCCGCTTCGACCCGAACATCCAGTCCAAGCGCTACTGGCTGCCCAGCGAGAACCGCCATGTGCGGCTCCGGCTGAGCACCAAGGGGATCAAGACCGTGGACGTCATCGGCGTCGAGGCCGCCGTCGCGCGGATCCGCGCGCGCGGCGTGAAGATCTGA
- the rpsN gene encoding 30S ribosomal protein S14, whose product MAKKSKIAKNEKRQEIVARYAARRAELKEIIRRPSSMETERADAQRELNRQPRDASATRVRNRDQVDGRPRGYFRTFGLSRVSLREQAHAGFLPGVRKSSW is encoded by the coding sequence ATGGCGAAGAAGAGCAAGATCGCGAAGAACGAGAAGCGGCAGGAGATCGTCGCCCGGTACGCCGCACGGCGGGCCGAGCTGAAGGAGATCATCCGCCGTCCGTCCTCGATGGAGACCGAACGCGCCGACGCCCAGCGGGAGTTGAACAGGCAGCCACGCGACGCCAGCGCCACCCGGGTACGCAACCGCGACCAGGTCGACGGGCGGCCCCGCGGCTACTTCCGGACGTTCGGACTGTCCCGGGTGAGCCTGAGGGAACAGGCACACGCCGGGTTCCTGCCGGGGGTGCGCAAGTCGTCCTGGTGA
- a CDS encoding DUF4232 domain-containing protein: MRTAPTTLAATLLAALALTACSSSEGGGEASATNTADSAKGTACTAARAAFEVGPSSAAPATGDEGAVPVTVTNASGAACTLKGVAAVDLFAGDRSWALEPQEGASEAAELTLEDGQSVTFTISYVRGAAGDAEKGADVDELKVALPGDSEVKSFKWPDPEVAVTSGNTLDATVGPFLPIGD, from the coding sequence ATGCGCACCGCTCCGACCACCCTCGCCGCCACCCTCCTCGCGGCCCTCGCGCTGACCGCGTGCAGCAGCAGTGAGGGCGGGGGTGAGGCGAGCGCGACGAACACCGCCGACAGCGCGAAGGGGACCGCCTGTACGGCCGCGCGGGCCGCCTTCGAGGTGGGCCCCAGCAGCGCCGCCCCGGCCACGGGCGACGAGGGCGCCGTGCCGGTCACCGTCACCAACGCCAGCGGCGCCGCCTGCACGCTGAAGGGCGTCGCCGCGGTCGACCTGTTCGCCGGCGACAGGTCCTGGGCCCTGGAGCCGCAGGAGGGCGCGTCCGAGGCGGCCGAACTGACGCTGGAGGACGGTCAGTCGGTGACGTTCACCATCTCGTACGTGCGCGGGGCCGCCGGTGACGCGGAGAAGGGCGCCGACGTGGACGAGCTGAAGGTCGCCCTGCCCGGAGACAGCGAGGTCAAGAGCTTCAAGTGGCCGGACCCCGAGGTCGCGGTCACGTCCGGGAACACGCTCGACGCGACCGTGGGCCCCTTCCTGCCCATCGGTGACTGA
- a CDS encoding DUF2786 domain-containing protein — translation MSTTSTVDRAFAAALYADTEAALDTGASLLAADPAADAEVARRGREFVAGAWRRGWQPADVVRLTRRELEDAHVRLLARLVVEEHEEGQASAKPQPPSPRWAAQLDDVRALAARPARTDRFSYATAALELYRLLLRLPTLEPLDRPRAASTPHHPESRMLARVRALLAKAEATGFPEEAEALSAKAQELMARHSIDEALLAARAHSKDAPGACRIGVEPPYETAKAVLLDAVARANRCEAVWNEALGFSTVVGFEADLEVVELLHASLLVQATTAMARAEAAQRKGGRKRTKTFRQSFLAAYAHRIGDRLAAVADAQVAEAEAEGEAAGAGGPGSGAPGPGLLPVLAARDVAVREQFTRMFPETVTTRVRGVSDAAGWRQGSEAADRAQVRARPRLPS, via the coding sequence GTGAGTACGACCAGCACGGTGGACCGCGCCTTCGCGGCGGCCCTCTACGCCGACACCGAAGCCGCCCTCGACACCGGCGCCTCCCTCCTCGCAGCCGACCCGGCGGCGGACGCGGAAGTCGCGCGGCGCGGACGGGAGTTCGTGGCCGGTGCCTGGCGTCGCGGCTGGCAGCCGGCGGACGTCGTACGGCTCACGCGCCGTGAGCTGGAGGACGCGCACGTACGCCTTCTCGCGCGGCTCGTCGTGGAGGAGCACGAGGAGGGGCAGGCGAGCGCGAAGCCGCAGCCGCCGAGCCCCCGCTGGGCCGCCCAGCTCGACGACGTCAGGGCCCTCGCCGCGCGGCCCGCCCGCACGGACCGTTTCTCGTACGCCACCGCCGCCCTGGAGCTGTACCGCCTGCTCCTGCGCCTGCCCACTCTCGAACCCCTGGACCGCCCCCGGGCGGCGAGCACGCCGCACCACCCCGAGTCCCGCATGCTCGCCCGGGTCCGAGCCCTCCTCGCCAAGGCGGAGGCCACCGGGTTCCCGGAGGAGGCGGAGGCGCTCAGTGCCAAGGCGCAGGAGCTGATGGCACGGCACAGCATCGACGAGGCGCTGCTCGCGGCCCGCGCCCACAGCAAGGACGCGCCCGGTGCCTGCCGGATCGGTGTCGAGCCGCCGTACGAGACGGCGAAGGCGGTGCTTCTGGACGCGGTGGCCCGGGCCAACCGCTGCGAGGCCGTCTGGAACGAGGCCCTCGGCTTCTCCACGGTCGTCGGTTTCGAGGCCGACCTGGAGGTGGTCGAGCTGCTTCACGCCTCGCTCCTCGTCCAGGCCACCACCGCGATGGCCAGGGCGGAAGCGGCTCAGCGCAAGGGCGGACGCAAGCGGACGAAGACCTTCCGGCAGTCCTTCCTGGCCGCGTACGCCCACCGCATCGGCGACCGGCTCGCGGCGGTCGCCGATGCGCAGGTCGCGGAGGCCGAGGCGGAGGGGGAGGCCGCGGGTGCGGGTGGCCCCGGGTCCGGTGCCCCGGGGCCCGGCCTCCTGCCCGTCCTCGCCGCCCGCGACGTCGCCGTCCGCGAGCAGTTCACCCGTATGTTCCCGGAGACCGTCACCACCCGCGTCCGGGGCGTCAGCGACGCCGCCGGCTGGCGGCAGGGGTCCGAGGCGGCGGACCGGGCGCAGGTCAGGGCCCGGCCCCGGCTGCCGTCGTGA
- a CDS encoding family 43 glycosylhydrolase has product MPVTSGVPWFDDRGRTVNAHGACLLRQDGRSYLFGEYKTDDLNLFAGFSCYSSADLVNWRFERIVLPVQPDGLMGPGRVGERVKVMKCPSTGRYMMYMHSDNAGYTDPRICVAVSDTIDGEYTFLGELTHRGEPVRRWDVGTFQDDDGTGYLLLHEGDVYRLSQDYLTAQELVADGIARGGESPAMLKHDGTYFLMFSQKTSWESNDNFYLTAPAVEGPWTHRGYFAPEGSLTCNSQCTYAFTHTTADGDVPIYMGDRWSFPHQASAATYVWLPLHVRGDTLAIDTYWGAWDPLTCRPAEFTGREADVRFSSGTTGDGIGIPFTGSRIVLVGRSRPDGSYARVELTSTDGTVISSIYVTFYSKVPDDGYRYVSPVLPRGDYLLQVTVLGEPTEWSDKSGERFGSVGTRVVIDRALVLD; this is encoded by the coding sequence ATGCCGGTGACGAGCGGGGTCCCGTGGTTCGACGACCGGGGGCGGACGGTGAACGCCCACGGTGCCTGCCTGCTGCGACAGGATGGCCGCTCCTACCTGTTCGGCGAGTACAAGACCGACGACCTCAACCTGTTCGCCGGCTTCAGCTGCTACTCCTCCGCCGACCTGGTCAACTGGCGGTTCGAGAGGATCGTCCTCCCCGTGCAGCCCGACGGACTGATGGGCCCCGGCCGCGTCGGGGAACGCGTCAAGGTCATGAAGTGCCCCTCCACCGGCCGCTACATGATGTACATGCACTCCGACAACGCGGGTTACACGGACCCTCGCATCTGCGTGGCCGTCAGCGACACCATCGACGGCGAGTACACCTTCCTCGGCGAGCTGACCCACCGGGGCGAGCCCGTCCGCAGGTGGGACGTGGGCACGTTCCAGGACGACGACGGGACCGGCTACCTGCTGCTTCACGAGGGTGACGTCTACCGCCTGAGCCAGGACTACCTCACCGCCCAGGAGCTCGTCGCCGACGGGATCGCCCGTGGCGGCGAGTCGCCGGCCATGCTCAAGCACGACGGCACCTACTTCCTGATGTTCTCGCAGAAGACCAGCTGGGAGAGCAACGACAACTTCTACCTGACCGCTCCTGCGGTCGAGGGTCCGTGGACCCACCGCGGGTACTTCGCGCCCGAGGGGAGTCTGACGTGCAACTCCCAGTGCACCTACGCCTTCACGCACACCACGGCGGACGGTGACGTCCCGATCTACATGGGCGACCGCTGGTCCTTCCCGCACCAGGCGTCCGCCGCCACCTACGTGTGGCTGCCGCTCCACGTCCGAGGCGACACTCTCGCGATCGACACGTACTGGGGCGCCTGGGACCCGCTGACCTGCCGGCCCGCCGAGTTCACCGGGAGGGAGGCCGACGTCCGCTTCTCGTCCGGCACCACGGGCGACGGCATCGGGATTCCCTTCACGGGAAGCCGGATCGTCCTCGTCGGCCGGTCCCGGCCCGACGGCTCCTACGCCCGGGTGGAACTGACCAGCACGGACGGCACGGTGATCTCGTCGATTTATGTCACCTTCTACAGCAAGGTCCCCGACGACGGGTACCGGTACGTCAGCCCGGTCCTTCCCCGAGGTGACTACCTGCTGCAGGTCACCGTGCTCGGCGAGCCCACCGAGTGGAGCGACAAGAGCGGAGAGCGCTTCGGCTCCGTCGGCACCCGTGTCGTCATCGACCGTGCCCTCGTGCTCGACTGA
- a CDS encoding bifunctional 3'-5' exonuclease/DNA polymerase, whose amino-acid sequence MTDRWALAATEDGGVEVAPLGVDGLLAGPVVWEADLAEAVRRRPEVGRWVWRATGEVYPRLLAEGIRVERCYDIEDAETLLLGHEGRLGEPRSAAAALARLRRAPVPADPPLRSADPGAQPSLFEPRPVHVPLADLVGVYADQQRRHDATTHPERMRLLTAAESAGMLVAAEMNRAGLPWRADVHREVLHEMLGERYAGGGQPRRLAELAEEVSSAFGRRVRPDLPADVVKAFGQAGVRIRSTRRWEIETLDHPAVKPLLAYKRLYRIWVAHGWSWLQDWVRDGRFRPEFLAHGTVTGRWVTNGGGALQIPKVIRRACVADPGWRLVVADADQMEPRVLAAVSRDPGLMEVAGRATDLYQSVSDRAFSGDRAQAKLAVLGAVYGQTSGDGLKNLAALRRRFPRAVRYVDDAARAGEEGRLVRTWLGRTCPPAAGASDAATEEAGLPQADDAPGPREPGQGQGQEWVPGYASTSSRARGRFARNFVVQGSAADWTLLLLAALRRALVGMAAELVFFQHDEVIVHCPEEEAEAVVAAIREASELSGRLTFGDTPVRFPFTTAVVECYADAK is encoded by the coding sequence ATGACCGACAGGTGGGCGCTCGCGGCGACCGAGGACGGTGGTGTGGAAGTCGCCCCCCTCGGCGTGGACGGGCTGCTCGCGGGGCCGGTGGTGTGGGAGGCCGACCTGGCGGAGGCCGTACGGCGGCGGCCGGAGGTGGGGCGGTGGGTGTGGCGGGCCACCGGGGAGGTGTATCCGCGGCTGCTCGCCGAGGGCATCCGTGTCGAGCGGTGTTATGACATCGAGGACGCCGAGACGCTGCTCCTCGGTCACGAGGGCCGCCTCGGCGAACCCCGCTCCGCTGCCGCCGCCCTCGCCCGGCTCCGCCGCGCCCCGGTCCCCGCCGACCCGCCCCTCCGGTCGGCCGACCCCGGCGCCCAGCCCTCCCTCTTCGAGCCCCGCCCCGTCCACGTCCCGCTCGCCGATCTCGTCGGGGTGTACGCGGACCAGCAGCGGCGGCACGACGCCACCACCCACCCGGAGCGGATGCGGCTGCTGACAGCCGCCGAGTCGGCCGGCATGCTCGTCGCCGCCGAGATGAACCGCGCCGGTCTGCCCTGGCGGGCCGATGTGCACCGGGAGGTGCTGCACGAGATGCTCGGCGAGCGGTACGCGGGCGGTGGTCAGCCGCGTCGGCTGGCCGAACTCGCCGAGGAGGTGTCCAGCGCCTTCGGGCGGCGTGTGCGGCCCGATCTGCCCGCCGATGTCGTGAAGGCCTTCGGCCAGGCCGGGGTGCGGATCCGCTCCACCCGTCGCTGGGAGATCGAGACCCTCGACCATCCGGCGGTGAAGCCGCTCCTCGCGTACAAGCGGCTGTATCGGATCTGGGTCGCCCACGGGTGGTCCTGGCTGCAGGACTGGGTGCGGGACGGGCGGTTCCGGCCGGAGTTCCTCGCGCACGGAACGGTCACCGGGCGGTGGGTCACCAACGGCGGGGGCGCGCTCCAGATCCCCAAGGTGATCCGCCGCGCCTGCGTCGCCGACCCGGGCTGGCGGCTCGTCGTCGCCGACGCCGACCAGATGGAACCCCGGGTGCTCGCGGCCGTCTCCCGCGACCCCGGGCTCATGGAGGTCGCGGGCCGCGCCACCGACCTCTACCAGTCCGTCTCCGACCGCGCCTTCTCCGGCGACCGCGCACAGGCCAAGCTCGCCGTGCTGGGCGCGGTGTACGGGCAGACCTCCGGGGACGGGCTGAAGAACCTCGCCGCGCTGCGCCGCCGGTTCCCCAGGGCCGTGCGGTACGTCGACGACGCCGCCCGCGCCGGCGAGGAGGGCCGGCTCGTGCGGACCTGGCTCGGGCGTACGTGTCCACCGGCGGCCGGTGCCTCCGACGCGGCCACCGAGGAGGCGGGCCTCCCCCAGGCCGACGACGCCCCCGGCCCCCGGGAACCGGGGCAGGGGCAGGGGCAGGAGTGGGTGCCCGGGTACGCCTCCACCAGCTCACGTGCCCGAGGCCGCTTCGCCCGTAACTTCGTCGTCCAGGGCAGTGCCGCCGACTGGACCCTGCTCCTCCTCGCCGCCCTGCGCCGCGCCCTCGTCGGCATGGCCGCCGAGCTGGTCTTCTTCCAGCACGACGAGGTGATCGTGCACTGCCCGGAAGAGGAGGCGGAGGCCGTCGTCGCGGCCATCCGCGAGGCGTCGGAGCTGTCCGGCCGGCTGACCTTCGGGGACACGCCGGTGCGGTTTCCGTTCACCACGGCGGTGGTGGAGTGCTATGCCGACGCGAAGTGA